From Nitrospinaceae bacterium, the proteins below share one genomic window:
- a CDS encoding aminopeptidase P family protein: MADLGDHGLMGVDWEERINFDRMRKERLQRAKDALDASDVDALFVFRTEDCRYLTGFRSHLHPTASLGMAACVLAKGQEPYIFSMDDDHVHARMTWLASEQIQKRANLRDISAVKDWAKRVEGLIGNLDGKKVGVDLWSPSIEKHLKEAFPKTEFVDGYVVLMKAKIIKTQDEIHCLKAATVITEAGMHAALDFLKPGVKECEVLAVAWETMTALGSEWTQCANIVCSGPYTAPYRRLTSDRIIRMGDPVIIDIGGCFNGYWGDFTRTWICGDIMPTPEQIEWHMNSYNAVWDSCEASKVGNTTLDVYKAAEPYVLDSLGHGSGTNPWELPYFSPAAYDDPLDLEEGMTFNLEPYAGKVGIGGFRLENNVVVRKEGPDVYTPYPYDERLVTDVHKLDTSTGRTR; this comes from the coding sequence ATGGCTGATCTTGGTGATCATGGCTTGATGGGTGTCGATTGGGAGGAGCGGATTAATTTTGACCGCATGAGGAAGGAGCGCCTGCAGCGGGCCAAAGACGCGCTTGACGCCAGCGATGTGGACGCGCTTTTCGTCTTTCGGACGGAGGATTGCCGCTATCTGACGGGTTTTCGCTCCCACCTGCATCCGACGGCCTCGCTCGGCATGGCGGCCTGCGTGCTGGCCAAGGGACAGGAGCCCTATATCTTCAGCATGGATGACGATCACGTTCACGCGCGCATGACTTGGCTTGCCTCCGAGCAGATTCAAAAGCGCGCGAACCTGCGCGATATCTCGGCGGTGAAGGACTGGGCCAAGCGCGTCGAGGGCCTCATCGGCAACCTCGATGGCAAGAAGGTGGGCGTCGACCTCTGGAGCCCCTCGATCGAAAAACATCTCAAAGAAGCCTTCCCAAAGACCGAGTTCGTAGACGGCTACGTGGTCTTGATGAAGGCGAAGATTATCAAGACCCAGGATGAGATTCATTGCTTGAAGGCGGCGACGGTCATCACCGAGGCGGGGATGCATGCCGCGCTTGATTTCCTGAAGCCGGGCGTCAAGGAGTGTGAAGTGCTCGCCGTGGCGTGGGAGACCATGACGGCGCTTGGCAGCGAATGGACCCAGTGCGCCAACATCGTGTGCTCGGGCCCCTACACCGCGCCCTACCGGCGGCTGACGTCCGACCGCATTATCCGCATGGGCGATCCCGTGATCATCGACATCGGCGGCTGCTTCAACGGCTACTGGGGCGATTTCACGCGGACCTGGATTTGCGGCGACATCATGCCGACTCCGGAGCAGATCGAATGGCATATGAACAGCTATAACGCCGTTTGGGACTCGTGCGAGGCCTCGAAGGTGGGCAACACTACGCTCGACGTTTACAAGGCGGCCGAGCCCTATGTGCTCGACAGCCTGGGCCACGGCTCGGGAACCAACCCCTGGGAGCTTCCCTACTTCAGCCCGGCGGCCTATGACGATCCCCTCGATCTCGAGGAGGGGATGACCTTCAACCTTGAGCCCTACGCGGGCAAGGTCGGAATCGGCGGCTTCAGACTTGAGAACAACGTCGTCGTCAGGAAAGAGGGCCCGGACGTCTACACGCCCTATCCCTATGACGAGAGGCTCGTCACCGACGTGCACAAGCTCGACACGTCGACGGGGCGTACGCGCTAG
- a CDS encoding MBL fold metallo-hydrolase, translating to MSGNFKLLDWSEFPASFSKWKLNPTGAHLETTELSPGVYALISSIPGVDNAGFVVGEKGVLVIDAHISVPMANQILERVREVTDKPILYLVNSNYHADHTFGNCAFPAETLVVQHRRTAEIVPHFEHEREFMIPCVDNDPKIFEGVTLRLPDIVFDDYIRFDLGGRIVECHWFGPANTPGDTMTYVPEAKAVWTGNVTGGIFGLALESDAHTFLGTLTRFVQTLDIETLIPAHMPMAEASLLDDYLSYFSEVARGVRGAITDGLSLEQTFERVVQSERFSLPESDPRAAVMTGRHQYNVRRTFMAMSKI from the coding sequence ATGAGCGGCAACTTTAAACTACTCGACTGGTCTGAGTTTCCGGCGAGTTTCAGTAAATGGAAACTCAATCCGACCGGGGCGCACCTTGAGACAACTGAACTATCCCCCGGCGTCTATGCGTTGATTTCGTCCATTCCCGGCGTGGACAATGCTGGCTTCGTCGTCGGCGAAAAGGGGGTGCTAGTCATCGATGCCCACATCAGCGTTCCGATGGCCAACCAAATTCTTGAGCGCGTGCGGGAAGTCACCGACAAACCCATTCTTTATCTCGTTAATTCGAACTATCACGCTGACCACACATTTGGGAACTGCGCCTTCCCGGCGGAAACCCTCGTCGTACAGCACCGGCGCACCGCTGAGATCGTCCCCCACTTTGAACACGAGCGCGAGTTCATGATTCCCTGCGTCGATAATGACCCGAAAATTTTCGAGGGGGTGACGCTTCGCCTGCCCGATATCGTGTTCGACGACTACATCCGCTTCGACCTAGGGGGGCGTATCGTCGAGTGCCACTGGTTCGGTCCGGCCAACACGCCCGGCGACACCATGACCTACGTGCCCGAGGCCAAAGCCGTTTGGACGGGCAACGTCACCGGCGGCATATTTGGCCTCGCGCTTGAATCCGACGCCCACACCTTCCTGGGCACCCTCACCCGATTTGTCCAGACGCTCGATATTGAAACACTTATCCCGGCGCACATGCCGATGGCCGAGGCCAGCCTTCTCGACGATTACCTTTCCTATTTCAGCGAGGTAGCCCGCGGGGTGCGGGGTGCCATTACCGATGGCCTCTCTCTTGAGCAGACTTTCGAGCGTGTCGTCCAGAGCGAGCGCTTCTCGCTGCCAGAGAGCGACCCGCGCGCCGCCGTCATGACCGGGCGGCACCAGTACAACGTGCGAAGAACATTTATGGCGATGTCAAAGATATAA
- a CDS encoding zinc-binding dehydrogenase: MKAMVLKEKNTPFVMEERPDPKAGPGEAVARVLSCGSGLTIHHARAGRAQVDYPVIIGHEVLGEIVEIGQGVTGLSIGDPVTMHCYLTCGHCRWCRTDHEALCENLAGFVGRHSDGGYAEYIKMPARNYVPIPEGLDYKKYPAEAAVICDAIVTPYKVTRRARIAPLETVAVFGAGGGVGIHMVMLAKWAHARVIAIDTVGDKLGKCRELGAEAVVDASKDNVAEALEDFTEGRGLDVAVDFVSVPSTLETAVEALGRRGRLVTLGGNTPKPFSVSAGRMLTHELELLGSRSFTKQEIRDSLELVARGELWPFVTETYKLEEAEKVHERLEAGLITGRAAIIMD, from the coding sequence ATGAAAGCAATGGTGCTGAAAGAGAAAAATACGCCGTTCGTGATGGAGGAGCGGCCCGACCCAAAGGCAGGCCCCGGCGAGGCAGTCGCACGCGTGCTTTCTTGCGGCTCGGGCCTCACCATTCACCACGCCCGCGCCGGGCGCGCCCAGGTGGACTATCCGGTCATCATCGGCCACGAAGTGCTGGGCGAGATCGTGGAAATTGGCCAGGGCGTCACCGGTCTTAGCATCGGCGATCCGGTTACCATGCACTGCTACCTCACCTGCGGGCACTGCCGCTGGTGCCGGACCGACCACGAGGCGCTCTGCGAGAATCTGGCGGGTTTCGTTGGGCGGCACTCAGACGGCGGCTATGCCGAATACATCAAGATGCCCGCCCGCAATTACGTTCCCATCCCGGAGGGTCTCGACTACAAAAAATATCCGGCCGAGGCTGCTGTCATTTGCGATGCCATTGTCACGCCCTACAAAGTGACTCGAAGGGCGCGAATCGCCCCCTTAGAGACGGTCGCCGTCTTCGGCGCAGGCGGCGGCGTGGGAATTCACATGGTGATGCTCGCCAAATGGGCCCACGCCCGCGTCATCGCTATCGACACCGTTGGTGACAAACTGGGCAAGTGCCGCGAACTGGGGGCCGAGGCGGTCGTTGACGCCTCCAAGGATAATGTGGCCGAGGCGCTAGAGGATTTTACGGAAGGGCGCGGCCTCGATGTCGCCGTTGATTTCGTCTCCGTCCCGTCCACCCTTGAGACCGCAGTGGAGGCCCTTGGTCGCAGAGGTCGCCTCGTCACGCTGGGCGGCAACACGCCCAAGCCCTTTAGCGTCTCCGCCGGTCGGATGCTCACACACGAGCTCGAACTCCTCGGCAGTCGCTCATTTACCAAACAAGAGATCAGGGACTCGCTCGAACTCGTGGCGCGGGGAGAGCTTTGGCCTTTCGTGACGGAGACCTACAAGCTAGAGGAGGCCGAGAAGGTCCACGAGCGGCTTGAGGCGGGGCTAATCACCGGGCGGGCAGCCATCATCATGGACTAG